In Mangifera indica cultivar Alphonso chromosome 1, CATAS_Mindica_2.1, whole genome shotgun sequence, a single genomic region encodes these proteins:
- the LOC123229413 gene encoding transcription factor BHLH3-like isoform X1 gives MSSRQKKSALHEKLMQLRDVTKSTALNKTSIVVDATEYIEELKQKVESLNQEIGTSEMSTVQNSLPVQVTVEALEKGFLINVYSEKNSPNLLVSILEAFEKLGLEVLDARVSCTDSFQLEAMFEGDNSKGHAEGLDAQVVEQAVLQAINNLQE, from the exons ATGTCTTCAAGGCAAAAGAAATCTGCTTTACATGAGAAATTGATGCAGCTTCGTGATGTTACCAAATCTACTGCT CTGAACAAAACCTCAATCGTAGTAGATGCAACCGAGTATATAGAGGAGCTGAAGCAAAAAGTGGAAAGTCTGAACCAAGAGATCGGGACCTCAGAAATGTCGACTGTCCAAAATTCATTGCCTGTG CAGGTTACAGTTGAAGCCCTAGAAAAGGGTTTCCTAATTAATGTGTACTCAGAAAAGAATTCCCCAAACTTACTCGTTTCCATACTGGAAGCCTTTGAGAAACTTGGACTTGAAGTGCTTGATGCTAGGGTTTCTTGTACTGACAGTTTCCAACTAGAAGCTATGTTTGAAGGAGAC AATTCTAAAGGGCACGCCGAGGGCTTGGATGCTCAGGTTGTGGAACAAGCCGTATTGCAGGCTATCAATAATTTACAGGAGTGA
- the LOC123229413 gene encoding transcription factor BHLH3-like isoform X3: MLNKTSIVVDATEYIEELKQKVESLNQEIGTSEMSTVQNSLPVQVTVEALEKGFLINVYSEKNSPNLLVSILEAFEKLGLEVLDARVSCTDSFQLEAMFEGDNSKGHAEGLDAQVVEQAVLQAINNLQE, encoded by the exons ATG CTGAACAAAACCTCAATCGTAGTAGATGCAACCGAGTATATAGAGGAGCTGAAGCAAAAAGTGGAAAGTCTGAACCAAGAGATCGGGACCTCAGAAATGTCGACTGTCCAAAATTCATTGCCTGTG CAGGTTACAGTTGAAGCCCTAGAAAAGGGTTTCCTAATTAATGTGTACTCAGAAAAGAATTCCCCAAACTTACTCGTTTCCATACTGGAAGCCTTTGAGAAACTTGGACTTGAAGTGCTTGATGCTAGGGTTTCTTGTACTGACAGTTTCCAACTAGAAGCTATGTTTGAAGGAGAC AATTCTAAAGGGCACGCCGAGGGCTTGGATGCTCAGGTTGTGGAACAAGCCGTATTGCAGGCTATCAATAATTTACAGGAGTGA
- the LOC123229413 gene encoding transcription factor BHLH3-like isoform X2, protein MSSRQKKSALHEKLMQLRDVTKSTALNKTSIVVDATEYIEELKQKVESLNQEIGTSEMSTVQNSLPVVTVEALEKGFLINVYSEKNSPNLLVSILEAFEKLGLEVLDARVSCTDSFQLEAMFEGDNSKGHAEGLDAQVVEQAVLQAINNLQE, encoded by the exons ATGTCTTCAAGGCAAAAGAAATCTGCTTTACATGAGAAATTGATGCAGCTTCGTGATGTTACCAAATCTACTGCT CTGAACAAAACCTCAATCGTAGTAGATGCAACCGAGTATATAGAGGAGCTGAAGCAAAAAGTGGAAAGTCTGAACCAAGAGATCGGGACCTCAGAAATGTCGACTGTCCAAAATTCATTGCCTGTG GTTACAGTTGAAGCCCTAGAAAAGGGTTTCCTAATTAATGTGTACTCAGAAAAGAATTCCCCAAACTTACTCGTTTCCATACTGGAAGCCTTTGAGAAACTTGGACTTGAAGTGCTTGATGCTAGGGTTTCTTGTACTGACAGTTTCCAACTAGAAGCTATGTTTGAAGGAGAC AATTCTAAAGGGCACGCCGAGGGCTTGGATGCTCAGGTTGTGGAACAAGCCGTATTGCAGGCTATCAATAATTTACAGGAGTGA